A genomic region of Elaeis guineensis isolate ETL-2024a chromosome 9, EG11, whole genome shotgun sequence contains the following coding sequences:
- the LOC105051833 gene encoding putative 1-phosphatidylinositol-3-phosphate 5-kinase FAB1D isoform X4: MSAMCVVCGLQQANLSTRCDNEEESSRMSSWSPHASPMCSRVPRDFPADMDSQSREDDDEAFDTNQRCPNLEFTEHSQNGGDGSSSIHIDSQKSHAKTTIDGLPQPMEEISSLAWENHEESDAESIGVHKSTLEDVRSVGAGDDSNGAWNAIDSISASILSNPETNLLIWMPPKPLNIEDDMDSVANNDDDDEFSDGTKWGQPSFLSSIDGGHGSSHGCKEEHQKAMVEAMNGPFKVLVSRLLASEGITSKGEDGESWLDIVVSLSWEAALLVKPDSGEGRAMDAGSYVKVKCIATGARSQSQVIKGLVFKKSTAHKHMPTKCRNPRLLLLKGALGQRDIGLSSFDSMEQEKEYLISINEMLETCHPSVVLVEKNVSRDMQESLLAKGMTLALDMKLSRLERIARCAGSEIISASDIPANTKLKHCDSFHTEKFVEEHSNPTGKKLCKTLMFLEGFPKPLGCTILLKGANCDELKKIKRVVQYTVFAAYRLILETSFFADQRALSSNIGAVREENCSLTDISVPLSSCNAAGSSDTCMFDGSDAVLGAPIFDASQAKTAHKEISSLSHPGFKGSSESSVFSPNIDCIENHPSHGHPSCNGCNNDETLSDSSTPSLLSSELMSTFSTSLRKFVGDSYQRPISEHVSMYLGFKEEKLDIPSIGVLPVSPPTETHDHDIEETSSIILEKAHDGISNGEKAGPKMQNKFEMQNKDDIESISDSESILVLLSSQCISKDVVCEQSRLSRIKYYGNFDVSLGRFLEEIMLNQNYSCSSCGEPPEAHVYCYTHQNGNLTVLSRRLPPESSLSGEAEGKIWMWTRCLKCENESGIPRSTKRVVMSDAARCLSFGKFLELSFTSHSAASRLSSRCGHSLHKDCLRFFGLGSRVAMFRYSSVEIYAASKPPPVLEFHNPNGPESLMREAKDVLEKGNAFFLEVASLLHKLKSNYSTMVSKKFLNLQCLVKDICELDEMLMQEKAEFEAPLLKAINCSGEMGKTVHEILGLGWLYQELLLKLYVWDRRLDFLHLYARDSDASSNEVHEDQFVQAKYAMPFSIVEESSSSDSHRSKNYSILESEVEARSDALSENTSSKFSISIAAAEVAEVGSLIGETFSRSMSGGQTSSVFDQEPYKGPSDLLLWFSRDKGYPRESATILEHIQVDNPEGWIWAPSFETRSAYKKDLCGGYSQKFKFVHTYTPTHLSPICQLVTRETEDSLHFPVKVDGKVLSVCENEISSIIAYALALSEDQFGLSANIDVKDELDGKTEAKVIDNSCSSTSDGFGASSYWSSTGSSDSEGSHFSQSTSISSDEVPSSGSEGSFPVDHQLASENLHPEVPVGVGKVAGKSKYSVVCIHAKQFYALRRMCCPSELAYISSLSRCKNWNAQGGKSKAFFAKSLDDRFIIKEIKKTELDSFLKFAPDYFEHIFHSLSAGSQTCLAKVLGIYQVKQYKNGKEVKTDLMVMENLLFGRNITRKYDLKGSIFSRYVSDVNDPEKVFLDQNFIEDMQASPMYVSRKTKHLLQRAIWNDTSFLTSINVMDYSLLVGVDKQRKELVFGIIDYLRQYTWDKQLETWVKASLVVPRNALPTVISPKEYKKRFRKFMSQYFLTVPDGWNSV, encoded by the exons ATGAGTGCAATGTGTGTCGTATGTGGTTTGCAACAGGCAAATCTGAGTACTAGATGCGATAAT GAGGAAGAATCTTCGAGAATGAGCAGTTGGAGTCCTCACGCCAGTCCCATGTGCAGCCGGGTTCCAA GGGATTTCCCAGCTGATATGGATTCGCAAAGCAG GGAGGATGATGACGAGGCTTTCGATACCAATCAAAGGTGTCCAAACCTAGAATTTACCGAACACTCTCAAAACGGTGGCGATGGAAGTTCATCAATACATATTGATTCTCAGAAATCTCATGCTAAGACCACCATAGATGGGCTTCCCCAGCCAATGGAAGAAATCAGCTCATTAGCATGGGAAAACCATGAAGAGAGTGATGCTGAGTCCATTGGTGTTCATAAGAGCACCTTGGAAGATGTAAGATCTGTAGGAGCTGGAGATGATTCAAATGGGGCGTGGAATGCTATTGACAGCATCAGTGCATCGATTTTATCCAATCCTGAAACCAACCTTCTGATCTGGATGCCACCCAAACCACTCAACATTGAAGATGACATGGATTCTGTCgctaataatgatgatgatgatgaattcaGTGATGGTACAAAATGGGGTCAACCAAGTTTCTTGAGTAGTATTGATGGTGGACATGGAAGCAGCCATGGTTGCAAAGAAGAGCACCAAAAGGCAATGGTGGAAGCAATGAATGGTCCATTTAAGGTTCTTGTAAGTCGACTTTTGGCATCAGAAGGTATAACTTCTAAGGGAGAGGATGGTGAAAGTTGGCTTGACATTGTTGTTTCTTTATCATGGGAAGCCGCACTGCTTGTTAAGCCTGACTCCGGTGAGGGTAGAGCAATGGATGCTGGGTCCTATGTTAAAGTTAAGTGTATTGCGACAGGTGCTCGCAGTCAAAG TCAGGTGATTAAGGGTTTAGTTTTCAAGAAAAGCACTGCACACAAGCACATGCCAACCAAGTGCAGAAATCCTAGACTATTACTTCTTAAGGGGGCCCTTGGGCAGCGTGATATTGGCTTGTCATCATTTGATTCGATGGAACAG GAAAAGGAATATTTAATATCCATCAATGAGATGCTAGAAACATGTCATCCGAGTGTGGTTTTGGTAGAGAAAAATGTTTCACGTGATATGCAGGAGTCCCTTTTGGCAAAAGGAATGACTTTAGCACTTGATATGAAACTCAGTCGGTTAGAAAGAATTGCTCGCTGTGCAGGTTCTGAGATTATATCTGCTTCTGATATTCCCGCCAATACAAAACTGAAACATTGTGATTCTTTTCACACTGAAAAGTTTGTGGAGGAACATAGCAATCCTACTGGAAAGAAGTTATGCAAAACTTTAATGTTCTTGGAGGGTTTTCCAAAACCCTTGGGGTGTACG ATATTGCTGAAAGGAGCTAATTGTGATGAACTGAAGAAAATAAAACGAGTGGTGCAATACACAGTGTTTGCTGCATATCGTTTGATCCTTGAAACTTCATTCTTCGCAGATCAGAGAGCTTTATCCTCTAACATAGGTGCTGTTAGAGAAGAAAATTGTTCTTTAACAGATATTTCAGTGCCTTTGAGTAGTTGTAATGCTGCAGGTAGTTCAGATACTTGTATGTTTGATGGTTCTGATGCTGTTTTAGGTGCTCCTATTTTCGATGCATCCCAAGCAAAAACAGCTCATAAAGAAATATCCTCTTTATCACATCCTGGCTTTAAAGgttcttcagagtcatctgtatTTAGTCCCAATATTGATtgcattgaaaatcatccttcacATGGGCATCCTTCTTGTAATGGATGCAACAATGACGAAACCTTGTCAgattcatcaacaccatctcttctttccagtGAATTAATGTCAACTTTCTCAACTTCTCTTAGAAAATTTGTTGGAGACAGCTATCAGCGTCCCATTTCAGAGCATGTTTCAATGTACTTGGGCTTCAAGGAAGAAAAGCTTGATATTCCAAGTATTGGTGTCTTACCTGTTTCTCCACCAACAGAAACACATGATCATGACATAGAAGAAACCAGTAGCATCATTCTAGAGAAAGCACATGATGGAATCTCTAATGGTGAAAAGGCTGGACCAAAGATGCAAAACAAATTTGAAATGCAAAACAAGGATGACATTGAGAGCATATCAGATTCTGAAAGCATATTGGtattgttgtctagccagtgtaTCTCGAAGGATGTTGTTTGCGAGCAAAGCCGTCTTTCTCGTATAAAATACTATGGGAATTTCGATGTGTCTCTTGGACGATTTCTTGAAGAAATTATGCTCAACCAG AATTACAGTTGCTCTTCATGTGGTGAACCCCCAGAGGCTCATGTATACTGCTACACTCACCAGAATGGGAATCTAACTGTTTTATCCAGAAGGCTTCCTCCAGAATCATCTTTGTCCGGCGAAGCagaaggaaaaatttggatgtggACTAGGTGTCTAAAATGCGAGAATGAAAGTGGGATCCCAAGATCCACCAAGAGGGTTGTGATGTCTGATGCGGCTCGTTGTCTTTCTTTTGGAAAATTCTTAGAGCTGAGCTTTACAAGCCACTCGGCAGCTAGTCGATTATCTTCAAGATGTGGACACTCACTGCATAAAGACTGCCTTCGCTTTTTTGG ATTAGGCTCCAGAGTTGCCATGTTCAGATATTCATCTGTTGAAATCTATGCTGCCAGTAAGCCACCACCAGTACTGGAGTTCCATAATCCAAATGGACCAGAGTCGCTCATGAGAGAGGCAAAAGAT GTGCTTGAAAAAGGAAACGCATTTTTCTTAGAGGTTGCAAGTTTGCTGCATAAGTTGAAGTCCAACTATTCTACCATGGTTTCGAAGAAGTTTCTAAACCTTCAATGTTTGGTAAAGGATATTTGTGAACTTGACGAGATGTTGATGCAAGAAAAAGCTGAGTTTGAG GCTCCATTGCTGAAGGCTATCAATTGCAGTGGAGAGATGGGGAAGACAGTGCATGAAATTCTTGGTTTGGGCTGGTTATATCAAGAATTGCTTCTTAAACTTTATGTCTGGGACCGTCGTCTGGATTTCCTCCACCTTTATGCAAGAGATAGTGATGCTTCTTCTaatgaagttcatgaagatcAATTTGTGCAAGCGAAGTATGCCATGCCCTTTAGCATTGTTGAAGAATCCTCTTCTTCTGATAGCCATAGGTCTAAGAATTACAGCATTTTGGAATCCGAGGTGGAAGCCAGGTCAGATGCACTTTCTGAAAACACGAGCAGTAAATTTAGTATTTCTATTGCTGCTGCTGAGGTTGCAGAGGTGGGAAGTTTGATTGGAGAAACATTTTCTAGATCAATGTCTGGGGGGCAAACATCATCTGTTTTTGACCAAGAACCATATAAGGGACCATCTGACCTCTTGTTGTGGTTTTCAAGGGACAAAGGTTATCCACGAGAATCTGCTACTATTTTAGAACATATCCAAGTTGATAACCCTGAAGGTTGGATCTGGGCTCCATCCTTTGAAACAAGGAGTGCATACAAGAAGGATCTATGTGGTGGTTACTCACAGAAGTTCAAGTTTGTCCATACTTACACTCCAACGCACCTGTCCCCCATATGTCAACTGGTCACTCGGGAAACAGAGGATTCATTGCACTTCCCTGTTAAGGTAGATGGCAAGGTTTTGTCTGTTTGTGAAAATGAAATATCAAGCATAATTGCCTATGCACTGGCCCTGTCTGAGGATCAGTTTGGTTTATCGGCAAACATAGATGTAAAGGACGAACTAGATGGCAAAACAGAAGCTAAAGTAATTGATAACTCATGTAGCTCAACTTCTGATGGTTTTGGGGCTTCTTCGTATTGGTCATCTACTGGATCTTCAGATTCAGAGGGGTCACATTTTTCACAGAGTACATCAATTTCCTCTGATGAGGTGCCCAGCTCAGGTTCTGAAGGTTCTTTCCCCGTGGATCACCAGTTGGCTTCAGAAAACCTGCATCCTGAGGTCCCTGTGGGTGTGGGAAAAGTAGCTGGAAAAAGTAAATATTCAGTTGTTTGTATACACGCAAAACAATTCTATGCTTTGCGAAGGATGTGTTGCCCATCTGAACTGGCCTACATATCTTCCTTAAGCCGTTGCAAAAATTGGAATGCTCAAGGAGGAAAGAGTAAAGCTTTCTTCGCAAAGTCATTAgatgacagattcatcataaaagaaatCAAGAAGACTGAGCTTGACTCCTTTCTAAAGTTTGCTCCAGATTATTTTGAGCATATCTTTCATTCTTTAAGCGCTGGAAGCCAAACATGTCTTGCAAAAGTCTTGGGCATATATCAG GTTAAACAATATAAAAATGGCAAAGAAGTGAAAACTGATCTGATGGTGATGGAAAATCTTCTTTTTGGACGAAACATTACGCGCAAATATGATcttaagggttctattttttcccGGTATGTTTCAGATGTGAATGACCCTGAAAAGGTTTTTTTGGATCAAAACTTTATTGAGGATATGCAAGCATCTCCCATGTATGTTAGTAGAAAGACCAAACATCTTCTGCAACGGGCTATCTGGAATGACACATCTTTTCTTACA TCAATTAATGTCATGGACTACTCTTTACTTGTGGGAGTGGACAAACAACGAAAGGAGCTGGTATTTGGTATTATTGATTATCTAAGGCAGTACACTTGGGATAAACAACTTGAGACCTGGGTCAAGGCTTCTCTAGTTGTTCCTAGAAATGCATTACCAACTGTTATTTCCCCAAAGGAATATAAGAAAAGGTTCAGAAAGTTTATGTCTCAATACTTCCTGACAGTTCCAGATGGTTGGAATTCAGTGTGA